From the genome of Desulfobaccales bacterium:
GTGTAGAGCTCGGCGGCCAGCTCGGCGGCCACGTACAGGAAGAGGCCGACGGCCAGCAGGGGGAGGCCCCACCAGGAGGGGCGGGGGGCCAGCTCCCGGATGCGGGGCCTTTTGAGATAAACGATGTAGGCGCTCACCAAGGGAAAGAGGAGACCGTAAGAGTAGTCGTCGCTTTGTAACAAAGAGTTGATTAACCTGATAAGGACAGAACCGTAGAGGTAGCTGACACCCAGAAATAATAAAGATGCCGCCAGCCAGGTTGAGATAATAATATTATCTCTTTTTTCAGCTTTTTGGGCTAACATTGCACAACTTGGCAATCATATCATGACGCTTAATGACACGGGCTGGAACTCCCACAGCAGTACAATAAGGTGGAATATTATGAATAACAACGGTTCCAGCACCAATTATTGAATAAGCTCCTATTGTTTTCCCAGGTATCACCACTGCTCCAGTTCCTAAAAATGCTCCTTCTTCTACTGTTACATTTCCAGCAAGATTACACCCAGGAGATATCTGAGCAAAATCATGGATTATATTATCATGATCAATAGTCGCTCCTGTATTAATAATAACGCAAGAACCTAATTTTGTGCTGGAATTTATTATTGCCCCGGGAGCGATAAAATTACCACAACCCATTTCTACATTTGATGATATAATAGCAGAAGGGTGAATAGCATTAACAAACAAACCTTTTATTTCTTTATCATTGATATTTTTTAATAGCTTTTCATAAATCTTACATCTTTCATAATTATTTCCTATGGCAATTATAATCTTGATATTTTTTTGGGATATCAGCTTTAGTACATCTTCTATTGTTCCTAAGACAGGTATTCCATTTATTTTATTTCCGAGTATTTTGAAATTATCATCAAAATACCCAATAATAGGCCAACCACTGGCCTGTAGTATATCTAGACATACCTTACCATGACCAGAGGCTCCTATAATAGCCACTCTATTTTTTTGATATCCATTGTATTTATTTGTAAATCTGTAAATTGGAAAAAATTCTTTGTAATATTTTTTAATATGCGATTCCTTTATTGAAAGGATATTATATGTTTTTGTATTTGGTATTATATGCCCAGTAAAATATTCTTTTTTATTTAAGGAAAAAGAAGATTTAAAATAAAATAAGCTATCATTAATATCCACACCACCACCAAGATTTAATGAACTGAATTTATTCCGCTGAAACCATAGAGAACTTTCATAAATCAAAAGATTATTAGGTGAAAAATGTTTGTAATCTTCATTGGAACCAGAAAGAAAATAATGACCAAAATCACGTGCAAAAAGAAAAAGGGAAGAAGCAATTATCCGATCATCCAAAAGGGCATGGACCAAAATGGCCTGGCCCTGGAACAATTTGACCAAATGGTCAAACCAGGGGCGGGAAAAGTAATAGTATTCCCGGGCCCCCACCCTCTGCATGGTATCGATATAAAGGCGGTGGAAAGTGTCCAAGTGCTCGAAGTTTTCATCCACCAGAATCTTGACGCCGTGCTTCTGGGCCTTGCGGATTTTGTTGCGGCAGCTGGGGGACATACCCTTCCAGATGGCCTCGGGGCCCTGGGTGAGGTCCATGACCACCACGGGGCTCTGGCGGAAGGCGGGGATGAAGGGGCGGCAGTAGTCAAAGTTGCCCAGCAGGGGGTGGAAGCGCACCAGCTCGCTCACCACCTGGCGCTCCCGGCAGTAATCCCGCCAGGCCCGGAAAAAGCCGGTCATGTCCATTCCCGGATGGCTGGCCAGATAACCGCCATAGCCATAGGGGTTGATGATGTCGGTCCACTCCGGATCCACGTCCCGGAACTGGGGAATATCCCGGATGAACCGCAGATGAAAGGGATAAATGACAAAGCGGTCCGGCGTCTCGTAATAGACGAAACACAGGGCCCGGCCGTCGCCATGGAGCTCAAAGAGATAGGCCCACTCGGGGAGATAGAAGACGTCAATCTTCTCCGGGGGGAAGCGATGATAGAGCTCCCGCCATTTCTCCCGCTCGGCGGGATGATCGTAGCTCAGGACCTCCCAGCGGGGATAACCGCTCACCCCAGGACCTCCCGCATGACGGTGATGATGTGCTCCACCTCCGGATCCCCGAGGTGGCTGTAAAGGGGCAGGGCCAGGCCCTGGGCGGCGGCGGCTTCGGTCACGGGGAGCTTCCCCCGCCAGGCCGCTCCCAGCTCCCGGTAGACCTCCTGGAGATGGAGGGCCGGGTAAAAATACTTCTTGGCCTGGATGCCCCGCTGCTGCAGGGCCTCATAGACCTCCTCGCGGCTTCGGCGGGCCCGGGTGCCGTCGATGAAGAGGGTGAAGTAATTATACGACGACTGGCACCGGGAAGGAACCTCCTGGAAGCCCACCCCGGGAAGACCCTCCAACCCCTCCCGGTAGCGGCACACCAGGGCCTGGCGGCGCTGCAAAAACTCCTCCAGGAGGGCCAGGCTGTGGCGGGCCACGATGGCATTGATCTCCGGCACTCGGGCGGAGAGGCCCAGCCAGGCGATGTCCCCGCCGTCGGGGGTCTTGCCGTAATCCCGCATCTGGCGCAGTCGGGCGGCCAGCTCCGCGTCGTGGGTGGTGATGAGCCCCCCTTCCATGGCGCTCACCACCTTGGTGGGGCTTAAGGAAAAGACTTCGGCGGTGCCGAAGACCCCGGCAGAGCGCCAGGTCCCATCCCCCATCCGGTAGCGGGACCCCAGCCCCTGGGCCGAATCATAGACCACCGGCAGCCCATGTTTCTCGCTCAGGGCGGCAAAGGCCTCGTAGTCCGGCGGGCAGCCGAAGACGTTCACCGGCATGAGGGCGCAGGTTCGCGGGGTGATGGCCGCCTCGGCGGCTGCCGGGTCCAGGGTATAGGTGCCCTGGCTGATGTCGGCAAAGACCGGGGTGAGGCCGTTCCAGACCGCGGCGTGGGCGGTGGCGGTCCAGGTGAAGGCGGGCATGATGACCTCGCCGGTGAGGCTGAGGGCTCGGAGCACCAGCATGAGGCCGGCGGTGCAGGACTGCACCATGACCGCATGGGGGACCCCCAGCTTCTCCTCCACCGCCTCCTCAAAGCGGCGGGTGAAGGGCCCGGTGGTCACCTGGCGGCTCTCCCAGGCCTGGCGGAATTCGGCCACCACGGCCTCAAAGTCCGGCAGGGTGGGCTGGGTGATGGGGATGACAGGGGTCTTAGTGGTCATCGTTCCTTTATGGCGGGAGGTGCTATGCTTTCCCGCCCTGCTTTCTTTTTTGCTGAGGGGAGGGACGGGGGCCTCGCTCCTGGGCCCTCTCCCGGCGCCTTAGGAGGGCGAGCCCAGGAACTCCTCGCTTCCCACCCGGCCGGGCTGGTCCACCCCCTCCCGGCTGAGGACCTTGAGGACCGTGAGGGCCAGGATCTTGAGGTCCAGCTTCAGGGACATATTATCCACGTACCAGACGTCCAGGGCAAACTTGTCCTCCCAGGTGAGGGCGTTTCTGCCGTTCACCTGGGCCCAGCCGGTGATGCCGGGCTTCACCTCGTGGCGGCGCCACTGCTCCGGGGAATACCGGGGCAGATAGCGCATGAGGAGCGGCCGGGGGCCCACCAGGCTCATTTCGCCTTTGAGCACATTGAGGAGCTCCGGGAGCTCATCCAGTGACAAGGCCCTCAGGGCCCGGCCCAGGGGGGTCAAGCGCACCTCGTTGGGGAGCAGGTTCCCCTGGGCGTCCCGCTCCTCGGTCATGGTGCGGAATTTGATGAGCTCAAAGGGCTCGCCCCCCAGCCCCGGCCGCACCTGGCGGAAGAAGATGGGCCGCCCCAGATCCCGCCAGACCAGCAGGGCAATGAGGCCCAGCAGCGGCGCCAGGATCACCAGTCCCAGACCGGCGCCGGCCACATCCAGGGCCCGCTTCCACAAGGGGTGGCGCCCCGGCATCAGGGCCGCCCTCCGGACACCGGGGTATAGGTGGGCACCAGGATCCGGAAGCGGGTAAGGACTCCGGGGACATCCCGGCGGCGCACCAGGGCCTCCAGCTCGGCCAGGCCCGCCTCCCACACCCCCGGGGGATCCGGCGCCCGGGTGGCCCGGAGGATCAGGGGATGCTCCGTGGGCTGAGGGGTCTCGTCGGTATTGAAGAGCTCCTCATAGAGCTTCTCCCCCGGTCTTAAGCCGGTATACACAATCTCAATGTCCTTGCCCGGGGTTTTGCCGGCCAGAAGCACGAGTTTTTCCGCCAGCTCCCGGATCTTCACCGGCCGGCCCATGTTCAGCACGAAGACATCGCCGCCCCGGCCCATGGCCGCGGCCTGGAGCACCAGCTGCACCGCCTCGGGGATGGTCATGAAGAAGCGCTCAATCTCCGGGTGGGTCACCGTCAGGGGCCCGCCATGGAGGAGCTGCTCCTGGAACAGGGGGATGACGCTGCCGGCGCTCCCCAGGACATTGCCGAAACGGGTGATGATGAGCCGGGTGGGATGGACGCCGTTCACCGACTGGACATAGCGCTCGGCAATGCACTTGGTGACCCCCATGACATTGGTGGGATTCACCGCCTTGTCGGTGGAGATGAGAACAAAGCGCTCGCTGCCGGCGGCCAGGGCGGCCTGCACCAGGTTGCGGGTCCCCAGGATGTTGTTGTAGACCGCCTCCAGGGGGGCCCGCTCCATCAGGGGCACGTGCTTGTAGGCGGCGGCGTGGAAGACCACCTGGGGGTGATGCTCCCGGAAAAGCTCCGCCAGCCCCTCCCGGTCGTTGATGCTGCCCACCAGGGCCAGAAAAGAGAGATCCGGAAAATCCCGGCGCAGGGTCATCTCCATCTGGCAGAGGCTGTTTTCCGCCCGGTCCAGGAGGATGAGGCTTTTGGGACCGAAGGCCGCCACCTGGCGGCAAATCTCCGAGCCGATGGAGCCGGCGGCGCCGGTGACCAGGACCACCTTGTCCCGGACAAGCTCCGCCACCCGCTGGGATTCAATCTCCACCGGCGGCCGGTGCAGCAGGTCCAGGAGGTCAATGTCCCGGACATCGGTGAGCCGGGCCCGGCCGGCCAGGACCTCCGGCAAGGAGGGGACCACCTTTACCCGGACGCGGGCCTCATGCGCCATCTGCATGAGCCGGGTGAGCTCCTCCTCCGGGGCCTCGGGCCAGGCCACCAGCAGTTCCTGCAACCGGTGCCGGCGGCTGAGGCTCTTAAGCTCTTTGAAGGAATGGATCACCCGGACATCATGCACCCGGCAGCCCCGGGCCTCGCCGGAGGTATCCAGGAGCGCCACCGGCAGCAGAGAGTTGGGGACCCGGAGCATCTCCCGCACCAGGGGCTCGATGACCTGCAAGGGTCCCACCACCACGGTGGGCCGGGGCGCCGGGGAGCGCCCGGAGGAGAGGAAACGCTGGCGGACATAACGCACCCCCACCCGGGAGCCCCCCACCAGGGTGATGAGGAGCAGTCCGTTCAATATGTAAACGGACAGGGGGATGCGGCCCAGCCACTGGGAGGAGAAGTAATTGACATTGCCCAGAAAGACTTGGCTGATGACGGTGGCCTCGATGATGTTGACCAGATCCTCGAAGCTGACAAAGCGCCACAGCCCGAAGAAGACGTCATAATAATAGAAGACAACGACCTGAATGATAACGGCCACCGGCAGAGTGCGGAGCATCACCCGGTGATATTCCTCGGGGATGAGGCCCTCAAACCGGAGGAGATAGGCCCCGAGGTAGGCGGTGCTCATGAAGCCCAGGTTGACCAGGATGACCAGGGGCAGCCGGAAACGCAAGGCTCCCTGAACCATCCGGTTGATCAGGGGGGAGTGCAGGGTGCGTTCCGCCAGCCAGCCTGAGGTTACCTTGCCCACCATGAAAGTGATCCTGGTCTGCCTGAGGGAAATCCTTCGTGCAAGTTGTCCATCCTAACCTCTCCCAGGAAGGCCTCCCCCTGAAAACTGGAAGATCCCTCCCCCGAGGGTCATTCCCCCTCCCGTTTGCGGCGCCAGGGGAGCCACCGGCGGCGTCGGGGGGGCGGGGCGGCGGCCTCAGAGGTCTCCGCCGGCGGCGGAGGGGAGGCCTCCGGGGTTTCCGGGCCGGGGGGCTCCGCTGACCGCAGCCTGCCGGTGAGGAGCGGCACCAGGTCGTGGCTCAGGTCCAGCACCAGGCCCTCCAGGCGGCTTAAGCGGGCAGTGAGCTCCGCCATGCGGGCGGCCAGGTGGCCGTTTCCGGCCGCCACCTCCGGCGGGGCCGCCTCCGGTTCGGGCTCCTCCGCCCCGGTCCCCTCCAGGGGCGGGTGGGCCGCGGCCACCTGCTCCACCAGGTCCGCATCCACCTGGCGGCGGCCCTCGGCAAACCCGGCCACCAGGAGGAGATCGCAGAGGGTGTTGAGGCGCCGGGGCACCCCGCCGGTGAGCTCATGGAGGCGCCTCACCGCCGCCTCGGTGAAGAGGTCCTCCGGTCCGCCGGCCACCCTGAGGCGATGGCGGATGTAGGCGGCGGTCTCCCCCGCGTCCAGGGGCTCCAGGTGATAATGCACCGTCACCCGCTGGGCCAGTTGCCGGAGTTCCGGCCGGGAGAGGAGCCGCCTGAGCCCCGGCTGGCCCACCAGGATGATCTGCAACAGCGGCTCCTTCCCCTGGGTGAGGTTGGAAAGGAGCCGCACCTCCTCCAGGGCGCCGGCCCCCAGGTTCTGGGCCTCGTCCACGATGAGCACCGCGGGCTCGCCCTGGGCCAGGGCCTGGCTGAGAAAGCGGTTCAGGGCCCCCAGTCGGGCGGCCCGCCCGGCAAACTGGCCCCGGAGCCCGAACTCGAGGAGCACCAGGTCCAAAAGCTCCTCGCCGCTCAAGGTGGCGGTCTGATAGAGGACCGCCAGGCGCTGGCGCCGGGGGAGATGGGCCAGGAGGTCCCGGATGAGGGTGGTCTTGCCGGTGCCGATCTCGCCGCTTAAGACCACCACGCCGGTGCGCCGGCTCAAGCCATACTCCAGGTAGGCCCGGGCCAGCCGGTGCTGGGGGCTTAAGTAGAGAAACTCCGGGTCGGGCACCAGACTGAAGGGACGCTCCCGGAACCCGTAAAAGGCTTCGTACATGCCAGACCTGCGGCCTAAGCCGCCTTTTTGCTGAGGGGAGGGCCGGGGGACCGGTGGGCCCCCCACCCTCCCCTCAGACTCCCCTCCCCGCCCCCAATATGGGGTGGGGGGTGAGGGTCTGAGAGGGAGTTGTGATCGCGCTCCCTGGCCCCTTCTCCCAAATGTATATCCTATGGCATGGTCCCGGGAAAGGCCACCTTTTTATCCCGGGGAGCCGCTCAGCCAGGGGGACCCTGCCTGGCGGCGGCGGCCCGGGGGGCCGGCGGGGTGCGCCAGCGGGGCGGCCCCACCCGCACCGTGGGGGGCGGGATCTTCCACGCCGGCGCCGGCAGCCGCCAGCGCTCCGGGGGCTCCGGCGGCGGCGGGGCTTCCGGCTGCCAGCCGGGGCCCTGCCAGTCCTTGAGCACCGCGGCCACATACTGCCGGGTCTCGGGGTAGGGGGGCACGCCGCCGTGCTTTTCCACCGCCTCGGGGCCGGCGTTGTAGGCCGCCAGGGCCAGGACCGGGTCGCCGCCGAAGCGGCGCAGGCAATACTTGAGATAACGGACGCCGCCGTCCAGGTTGGCCGCCGGGTCGAAGGGGTCGGCCACCCCCAGCAGGCGGGCGGTCTCGGGCATGAGCTGCATGAGCCCCAGAGCGCCCTTGGGGGAGACGGCCCGGGGATTGCCGCCGGACTCCCGGCGCAACACCGCCCGGACCAGCCTCTCCTCCACGCCGTGGCGGCGGGCGGCCTGGGTCAGGAGGCGCTCCAGCTCCGGGGGGGCGGGGCAGACGGCGGGAGCCGGCGCGGGTTCGGCGGGCGGGGCCGCCGGTGCCCCTGCGGCCAGCCCGCACCAGAGCGCCAGGACGGCCACGGCAGTCACCACACCTGGCCGGTGATGAAGCAGTGCGTCGGGCATGGCGGCGGATCCGGAATTTCCCGGGGTATCAATGCGAGACTGCCACGCAAGGCGGTGACGGCTGAGGCCCCTCCCCACCTTCCCAGACGTTACCACATACCGCATGTCCTCTCAATAACACCTGGACGTCGTCTCTTTTAGCAAAGCTCGTGCCGCGGGCCGGGTCAGGGGCCTGCCGGCGGCTCCTTCCGGCGGCGCCGGGCCAGGAGGCCCAGGGCCGCGAGGCCGCTTCCCAGAAGGAGGGCGGTGCCGGGCAGGGGCACGGGGCTCACCGCCGCCAGCTTGCCCACCACAAAGCTTTCGCTGCCAGTGTTGTTGATGGCCTGGACGTGGAGGCCCACCACCAGATCGCCGGAGTTGAAGGTCTGGTCCGTCAGCCAGCCGTCGAGGGCTTCCACCACGGAGTTGATATCCTTTCCGGAAGCCAAGGTGAAAACAATGCTCAGGCTTTCGTTGGGGTTGACGCCGTTATCGCTGACAGGCGGAGTGGATTTGGCGGCAAAGACGACGGAGGCCTCTACGTCCAAGCCTGGAAGAGAGGACGGATTGACTTTTTTGGTGGTGAAAGAAACGTCACCATCGTAAATGAAGCCCGTGAAAGAAGTGCCGTTGATCCCCAGGACGCCGTCGTAGAAGTAGATGCCGGTGATGGACATAGGGACAGCGCCATCCAGGTAGAAGGTGAAGGTGACGGTGGTGGAGCCTTCGATGCCGGTGACGTCCATCCGGAGCTGGGTTTCGCCGGCGGAGGCGTTGGCTCCGCTTTTGTCATTTGTGGTGATGGCGTCGAAGGTGTAGGTATAGGTAATGGCCCGGGCGGGGGCGGCGGCGAACAGGAGCAGCAGGGCCAGGGCCATAGCGGCCGGCAGCGGTCTCAGTAAGGTTTG
Proteins encoded in this window:
- a CDS encoding NeuD/PglB/VioB family sugar acetyltransferase, yielding MDMTGFFRAWRDYCRERQVVSELVRFHPLLGNFDYCRPFIPAFRQSPVVVMDLTQGPEAIWKGMSPSCRNKIRKAQKHGVKILVDENFEHLDTFHRLYIDTMQRVGAREYYYFSRPWFDHLVKLFQGQAILVHALLDDRIIASSLFLFARDFGHYFLSGSNEDYKHFSPNNLLIYESSLWFQRNKFSSLNLGGGVDINDSLFYFKSSFSLNKKEYFTGHIIPNTKTYNILSIKESHIKKYYKEFFPIYRFTNKYNGYQKNRVAIIGASGHGKVCLDILQASGWPIIGYFDDNFKILGNKINGIPVLGTIEDVLKLISQKNIKIIIAIGNNYERCKIYEKLLKNINDKEIKGLFVNAIHPSAIISSNVEMGCGNFIAPGAIINSSTKLGSCVIINTGATIDHDNIIHDFAQISPGCNLAGNVTVEEGAFLGTGAVVIPGKTIGAYSIIGAGTVVIHNIPPYCTAVGVPARVIKRHDMIAKLCNVSPKS
- a CDS encoding DegT/DnrJ/EryC1/StrS family aminotransferase, translated to MTTKTPVIPITQPTLPDFEAVVAEFRQAWESRQVTTGPFTRRFEEAVEEKLGVPHAVMVQSCTAGLMLVLRALSLTGEVIMPAFTWTATAHAAVWNGLTPVFADISQGTYTLDPAAAEAAITPRTCALMPVNVFGCPPDYEAFAALSEKHGLPVVYDSAQGLGSRYRMGDGTWRSAGVFGTAEVFSLSPTKVVSAMEGGLITTHDAELAARLRQMRDYGKTPDGGDIAWLGLSARVPEINAIVARHSLALLEEFLQRRQALVCRYREGLEGLPGVGFQEVPSRCQSSYNYFTLFIDGTRARRSREEVYEALQQRGIQAKKYFYPALHLQEVYRELGAAWRGKLPVTEAAAAQGLALPLYSHLGDPEVEHIITVMREVLG
- a CDS encoding sugar transferase, which encodes MPGRHPLWKRALDVAGAGLGLVILAPLLGLIALLVWRDLGRPIFFRQVRPGLGGEPFELIKFRTMTEERDAQGNLLPNEVRLTPLGRALRALSLDELPELLNVLKGEMSLVGPRPLLMRYLPRYSPEQWRRHEVKPGITGWAQVNGRNALTWEDKFALDVWYVDNMSLKLDLKILALTVLKVLSREGVDQPGRVGSEEFLGSPS
- a CDS encoding nucleoside-diphosphate sugar epimerase/dehydratase, yielding MVGKVTSGWLAERTLHSPLINRMVQGALRFRLPLVILVNLGFMSTAYLGAYLLRFEGLIPEEYHRVMLRTLPVAVIIQVVVFYYYDVFFGLWRFVSFEDLVNIIEATVISQVFLGNVNYFSSQWLGRIPLSVYILNGLLLITLVGGSRVGVRYVRQRFLSSGRSPAPRPTVVVGPLQVIEPLVREMLRVPNSLLPVALLDTSGEARGCRVHDVRVIHSFKELKSLSRRHRLQELLVAWPEAPEEELTRLMQMAHEARVRVKVVPSLPEVLAGRARLTDVRDIDLLDLLHRPPVEIESQRVAELVRDKVVLVTGAAGSIGSEICRQVAAFGPKSLILLDRAENSLCQMEMTLRRDFPDLSFLALVGSINDREGLAELFREHHPQVVFHAAAYKHVPLMERAPLEAVYNNILGTRNLVQAALAAGSERFVLISTDKAVNPTNVMGVTKCIAERYVQSVNGVHPTRLIITRFGNVLGSAGSVIPLFQEQLLHGGPLTVTHPEIERFFMTIPEAVQLVLQAAAMGRGGDVFVLNMGRPVKIRELAEKLVLLAGKTPGKDIEIVYTGLRPGEKLYEELFNTDETPQPTEHPLILRATRAPDPPGVWEAGLAELEALVRRRDVPGVLTRFRILVPTYTPVSGGRP
- a CDS encoding AAA family ATPase, which encodes MYEAFYGFRERPFSLVPDPEFLYLSPQHRLARAYLEYGLSRRTGVVVLSGEIGTGKTTLIRDLLAHLPRRQRLAVLYQTATLSGEELLDLVLLEFGLRGQFAGRAARLGALNRFLSQALAQGEPAVLIVDEAQNLGAGALEEVRLLSNLTQGKEPLLQIILVGQPGLRRLLSRPELRQLAQRVTVHYHLEPLDAGETAAYIRHRLRVAGGPEDLFTEAAVRRLHELTGGVPRRLNTLCDLLLVAGFAEGRRQVDADLVEQVAAAHPPLEGTGAEEPEPEAAPPEVAAGNGHLAARMAELTARLSRLEGLVLDLSHDLVPLLTGRLRSAEPPGPETPEASPPPPAETSEAAAPPPRRRRWLPWRRKREGE
- a CDS encoding lytic transglycosylase domain-containing protein, translating into MPDALLHHRPGVVTAVAVLALWCGLAAGAPAAPPAEPAPAPAVCPAPPELERLLTQAARRHGVEERLVRAVLRRESGGNPRAVSPKGALGLMQLMPETARLLGVADPFDPAANLDGGVRYLKYCLRRFGGDPVLALAAYNAGPEAVEKHGGVPPYPETRQYVAAVLKDWQGPGWQPEAPPPPEPPERWRLPAPAWKIPPPTVRVGPPRWRTPPAPRAAAARQGPPG